Proteins encoded by one window of Akkermansia muciniphila ATCC BAA-835:
- a CDS encoding CCA tRNA nucleotidyltransferase — MEGILLRKAAEDVARVLSGAGHTVYFVGGCVRDRLLGYSVKDIDIATSARPDEVLRLFPDAWEVGAAFGVVLVRREGFSFEVATFRRDGSYRDGRRPEDVCFTDAEEDARRRDFTMNGLFEDPFSSPPGRVVDYVGGVEDIRARVLRCIGEPDRRFEEDSLRLMRAVRFAVTREVQVEKETCSSIFRNAPLLARISPERIREELDRILLSPGRKRGVEMLVETGLMKHVIPEIYDMIGCTQPPQWHPEGDVYTHTLMMLDALGRDGSPVSLKLALGVLLHDIGKPPCRQVDETGRIRFSGHDKEGSSMARVILRRLKYSNAVVDAVCSMVERHMRFINVRQMRKSTLRMFMNAPHFRDELELHRLDCLSSNGLMDNWQFVRDFMDSYRNAPLVPPPLVTGRDLVNLGLSPGPDFGKWLSRLQELQLEGTLRTREEALLQLGQIAPVEQNALAEYLKKLAL, encoded by the coding sequence ATGGAGGGGATTCTGTTGAGAAAGGCCGCGGAGGACGTGGCCCGGGTTCTTTCCGGAGCAGGACACACCGTATATTTTGTGGGCGGCTGTGTTCGGGACAGGTTGCTGGGATATTCCGTGAAGGATATCGATATTGCCACCTCCGCCCGCCCGGATGAAGTGTTGCGCCTGTTTCCGGATGCCTGGGAAGTGGGCGCCGCCTTCGGCGTGGTGCTGGTACGCCGCGAAGGTTTTTCCTTTGAGGTGGCGACCTTCCGCAGAGACGGAAGCTACAGGGATGGCCGGAGGCCGGAGGACGTCTGTTTCACGGATGCGGAAGAAGATGCCCGGCGGCGTGATTTTACCATGAACGGCCTCTTTGAAGATCCGTTTTCTTCGCCTCCGGGCCGTGTGGTGGATTATGTAGGCGGAGTGGAGGATATCCGGGCCCGCGTATTGAGGTGCATCGGGGAGCCGGACCGTCGTTTTGAAGAAGATTCCCTGCGGCTGATGCGCGCCGTACGTTTTGCCGTTACTAGGGAAGTTCAGGTGGAGAAGGAGACTTGCTCCTCCATTTTCAGGAACGCTCCGCTGCTGGCCCGGATTTCCCCGGAACGCATCCGGGAGGAACTGGACAGGATTTTATTGTCTCCCGGAAGGAAACGGGGTGTGGAAATGCTGGTGGAAACGGGGTTGATGAAGCATGTCATTCCGGAAATATACGATATGATAGGCTGTACGCAACCTCCCCAATGGCATCCGGAAGGAGACGTATACACCCATACGCTGATGATGCTGGATGCGCTGGGAAGGGACGGCTCCCCCGTGTCTTTGAAGCTGGCCCTGGGGGTTCTGCTGCATGACATCGGGAAACCTCCCTGCCGTCAGGTGGATGAAACGGGGCGCATCCGTTTTTCCGGTCATGACAAGGAAGGTTCTTCCATGGCCAGGGTCATTTTAAGAAGGCTGAAATATTCCAATGCCGTGGTGGATGCGGTGTGTTCCATGGTGGAGCGCCATATGCGCTTCATCAACGTGAGGCAGATGAGGAAATCTACGCTGCGAATGTTCATGAACGCTCCTCATTTCCGGGATGAACTGGAACTCCACCGCCTGGATTGCCTTTCCTCCAACGGACTGATGGACAACTGGCAATTTGTCAGGGACTTCATGGATTCCTACCGGAATGCCCCTCTGGTTCCTCCTCCTCTGGTGACCGGGCGTGATCTGGTGAATCTGGGGCTGTCCCCGGGGCCTGATTTCGGGAAATGGCTGTCCCGTCTGCAGGAACTTCAGTTGGAGGGAACGCTCCGGACCAGGGAGGAAGCCCTGCTGCAGCTGGGACAAATTGCCCCGGTGGAACAGAATGCGCTTGCAGAATACCTGAAAAAGTTAGCATTATAA
- a CDS encoding alpha-amylase family glycosyl hydrolase: METHGVDWGSRETNGCGTFNGVTDKALREIARMGFTHIWLTGVLRHATQTAHPGLAAQPESIVKGLAGSPYAVVDYFDVDPDLASSPEKRMDEFKALVKRCRTVGLLPMMDFIPNHVSRAYLADWDGHDDFGEGDDPHTFFSPEQGYFYLTSNSLGDGPPLRLPDGLFEGEMTFGRVTGNNAVTWNPGKYDWYETVKLNYGYNFMAGLPALRLLPGWTSPKQHVPKTWRIMDDILSFWQSLGIGGFRCDMAQMIPMAFWKWAISRSRVRLPDVFFMAEAYNDHMKTTPGDPCAALLDAGFNAVYDSDCYHLALHMYTENNWANDFDRLFRSNPIYMTHGVRYVENHDETRVCSPLSWGGVGRVVLPAVMTLVYASGSGPVLVYNGQEVGERAEGPGGFGGHDGRTSIFDYTCLPRLQPWVADGRFDSSLLPEESAELRNFHRKLLPLMQHPALDRGDFYGLNWANMKNTTFGREPAEDTSGHWVYAMLRHDARARATVLVVGNLSPNINFYNLRISIPQHAFGWCGIQTDRVRVRNLMDAEGEDRIFERRELMDCGLSHPLKPGHVGVLELSAV, translated from the coding sequence ATGGAGACCCATGGAGTTGACTGGGGGAGCCGGGAAACGAACGGGTGCGGAACTTTTAATGGAGTGACGGATAAAGCCTTACGTGAAATAGCACGGATGGGTTTCACACACATCTGGCTGACCGGGGTATTGAGGCACGCTACGCAGACGGCCCATCCCGGGCTGGCCGCCCAGCCGGAATCCATCGTAAAAGGCCTGGCAGGAAGTCCCTATGCCGTGGTGGATTATTTTGACGTGGATCCGGACCTGGCCTCCTCCCCGGAGAAGAGAATGGATGAGTTCAAGGCTCTGGTAAAGCGTTGCCGGACGGTGGGGCTGCTGCCGATGATGGATTTTATTCCCAACCATGTTTCCCGAGCCTACCTGGCGGACTGGGACGGGCATGACGATTTTGGAGAAGGAGATGATCCCCATACGTTTTTTTCTCCGGAGCAGGGGTACTTTTACCTGACCTCCAACAGCCTTGGGGACGGTCCACCCCTGCGTCTGCCGGACGGCCTGTTTGAAGGGGAAATGACGTTCGGCCGTGTGACGGGCAACAATGCCGTTACATGGAATCCCGGCAAGTACGACTGGTATGAAACGGTCAAGCTCAACTACGGCTATAACTTTATGGCCGGTCTTCCTGCCCTCCGCCTGTTGCCGGGGTGGACCAGCCCCAAGCAGCATGTGCCCAAGACATGGCGCATCATGGACGATATCCTTTCCTTCTGGCAAAGCCTGGGCATCGGCGGTTTCAGGTGCGACATGGCCCAAATGATCCCCATGGCTTTCTGGAAATGGGCCATTTCCCGTTCCCGGGTGCGTCTGCCGGACGTGTTTTTCATGGCGGAGGCATACAACGACCACATGAAAACCACACCCGGCGATCCGTGCGCCGCCCTTCTGGATGCCGGATTTAATGCCGTTTACGATTCCGACTGCTATCATCTGGCGCTCCATATGTACACGGAAAATAACTGGGCCAATGACTTCGACCGGCTTTTCCGAAGCAATCCCATATACATGACCCACGGCGTCCGCTACGTGGAAAACCATGATGAAACGCGCGTGTGCTCCCCTCTTTCCTGGGGCGGCGTGGGGCGCGTTGTTCTGCCGGCGGTCATGACGCTGGTGTATGCCTCCGGGAGCGGTCCCGTGCTGGTGTACAACGGGCAGGAAGTGGGGGAACGGGCGGAGGGGCCCGGCGGTTTCGGCGGACATGACGGGCGTACCAGTATTTTTGACTATACCTGCCTCCCCCGGCTCCAGCCCTGGGTGGCGGATGGCCGGTTTGACTCTTCCCTGTTGCCGGAAGAGTCCGCAGAACTGAGAAATTTTCATCGGAAGCTTCTTCCTCTGATGCAGCATCCGGCGCTGGACCGGGGAGATTTTTACGGCCTGAACTGGGCTAATATGAAAAACACCACTTTCGGCAGGGAACCGGCGGAAGACACTTCCGGCCACTGGGTATATGCCATGCTCCGGCATGATGCCCGCGCCAGGGCCACCGTGCTTGTGGTGGGGAACCTTTCTCCAAATATCAATTTCTACAACCTGCGCATTTCCATTCCCCAGCACGCTTTCGGCTGGTGCGGCATCCAGACGGATCGGGTACGCGTCAGAAACCTGATGGACGCCGAGGGTGAGGACAGGATTTTTGAGCGGCGGGAATTGATGGACTGCGGTCTGTCCCATCCCCTGAAACCGGGACATGTGGGCGTGCTGGAACTGTCTGCCGTTTAG